One genomic region from Rattus norvegicus strain BN/NHsdMcwi chromosome 10, GRCr8, whole genome shotgun sequence encodes:
- the Tfap4 gene encoding transcription factor AP-4, with protein sequence MEYFMVPTQKVPSLQHFRKTEKEVIGGLCSLANIPLTPETQRDQERRIRREIANSNERRRMQSINAGFQSLKTLIPHTDGEKLSKAAILQQTAEYIFSLEQEKTRLLQQNTQLKRFIQELSGSSPKRRRAEDKDEGIGSPDIWEDEKAEDLRREMIELRQQLDKERSVRMMLEEQVRSLEAHMYPEKLKVIAQQVQLQQQQEQVRLLHQEKLEREQQHLRTQLLPPPAPTHHPTVIVPAPAPPSSHHINVVTMGPSSVINSVSTSRQNLDTIVQAIQHIEGTQDRQELEEEQRRAVIVKSVRSCPEAHTSDTASDSEASDSDAMDQSREEPLGDGELP encoded by the exons ATGGAGTATTTCATGGTGCCCACTCAGAAGGTGCCCTCTTTGCAACATTtcaggaaaacagagaaagaagtgaTAGGAGGGCTCTGTAG CCTAGCCAACATTCCACTGACTCCTGAGACCCAGAGGGACCAGGAAAGGCGGATTCGACGGGAAATTGCCAATAGCAACGAGCGGAGGCGCATGCAGAGTATCAACGCGGGCTTCCAGTCCCTCAAGACCCTTATTCCCCACACAGACGGAGAGAAGCTCAGCAAG GCAGCCATTCTCCAGCAGACAGCAGAATACATCTTCTCTCTTGAGCAGGAGAAGACTAGACTCCTGCAGCAGAACACGCAGCTCAAGCGTTTTATCCAG GAGCTGAGTGGCTCATCCCCGAAGCGGCGGCGGGCAGAAGACAAGGACGAGGGCATTGGCTCACCCGACATCTGGGAGGATGAGAAAGCTGAGGACCTTAGGAGAGAGATGATCGAGCTGCGGCAACAACTGGACAAGGAGCGCTCCGTGCGGATGATGCTGGAAGAGCAG GTGCGCTCTCTGGAGGCCCACATGTACCCGGAAAAACTCAAGGTGATTGCCCAGCAGGTGCAGCTgcaacagcagcaggagcaggtgcGGCTGCTGCACCAGGAGAAGCTGGAGCGGGAACAGCAGCACCTGCGGACCCAG ctcctgcctcctccagcccccacccaccaccccaccGTGATTGTGCCTGCACCAGCCCCGCCTTCCTCCCACCACATCAATGTTGTCACTATGGGTCCTTCCTCAGTCATCAACTCTGTCTCTACATCCCGGCAAAATCTGGACACCATCGTGCAG GCCATCCAGCACATTGAGGGCACCCAGGACAGACAGGAGCTGGAAGAGGAACAGAGGCGAGCAGTTATCGTGAAGTCTGTCCGCAGCTGCCCGGAGGCCCACACCTCTGATACTGCCTCGGACTCCGAGGCCTCGGACAGCGACGCCATGGACCAGAGCCGGGAGGAGCCTTTGGGGGACGGGGAGCTTCCCTGA
- the Tfap4 gene encoding transcription factor AP-4 isoform X1 has product MEYFMVPTQKVPSLQHFRKTEKEVIGGLCSLANIPLTPETQRDQERRIRREIANSNERRRMQSINAGFQSLKTLIPHTDGEKLSKAAILQQTAEYIFSLEQEKTRLLQQNTQLKRFIQELSGSSPKRRRAEDKDEGIGSPDIWEDEKAEDLRREMIELRQQLDKERSVRMMLEEQCCAVPPAGALSGGPHVPGKTQGDCPAGAAATAAGAGAAAAPGEAGAGTAAPADPAPASSSPHPPPHRDCACTSPAFLPPHQCCHYGSFLSHQLCLYIPAKSGHHRAGHPAH; this is encoded by the exons ATGGAGTATTTCATGGTGCCCACTCAGAAGGTGCCCTCTTTGCAACATTtcaggaaaacagagaaagaagtgaTAGGAGGGCTCTGTAG CCTAGCCAACATTCCACTGACTCCTGAGACCCAGAGGGACCAGGAAAGGCGGATTCGACGGGAAATTGCCAATAGCAACGAGCGGAGGCGCATGCAGAGTATCAACGCGGGCTTCCAGTCCCTCAAGACCCTTATTCCCCACACAGACGGAGAGAAGCTCAGCAAG GCAGCCATTCTCCAGCAGACAGCAGAATACATCTTCTCTCTTGAGCAGGAGAAGACTAGACTCCTGCAGCAGAACACGCAGCTCAAGCGTTTTATCCAG GAGCTGAGTGGCTCATCCCCGAAGCGGCGGCGGGCAGAAGACAAGGACGAGGGCATTGGCTCACCCGACATCTGGGAGGATGAGAAAGCTGAGGACCTTAGGAGAGAGATGATCGAGCTGCGGCAACAACTGGACAAGGAGCGCTCCGTGCGGATGATGCTGGAAGAGCAG TGCTGTGCTGTCCCACCTGCAGGTGCGCTCTCTGGAGGCCCACATGTACCCGGAAAAACTCAAGGTGATTGCCCAGCAGGTGCAGCTgcaacagcagcaggagcaggtgcGGCTGCTGCACCAGGAGAAGCTGGAGCGGGAACAGCAGCACCTGCGGACCCAG ctcctgcctcctccagcccccacccaccaccccaccGTGATTGTGCCTGCACCAGCCCCGCCTTCCTCCCACCACATCAATGTTGTCACTATGGGTCCTTCCTCAGTCATCAACTCTGTCTCTACATCCCGGCAAAATCTGGACACCATCGTGCAG GCCATCCAGCACATTGA
- the Tfap4 gene encoding transcription factor AP-4 isoform X2 yields the protein MQSINAGFQSLKTLIPHTDGEKLSKAAILQQTAEYIFSLEQEKTRLLQQNTQLKRFIQELSGSSPKRRRAEDKDEGIGSPDIWEDEKAEDLRREMIELRQQLDKERSVRMMLEEQVRSLEAHMYPEKLKVIAQQVQLQQQQEQVRLLHQEKLEREQQHLRTQLLPPPAPTHHPTVIVPAPAPPSSHHINVVTMGPSSVINSVSTSRQNLDTIVQAIQHIEGTQDRQELEEEQRRAVIVKSVRSCPEAHTSDTASDSEASDSDAMDQSREEPLGDGELP from the exons ATGCAGAGTATCAACGCGGGCTTCCAGTCCCTCAAGACCCTTATTCCCCACACAGACGGAGAGAAGCTCAGCAAG GCAGCCATTCTCCAGCAGACAGCAGAATACATCTTCTCTCTTGAGCAGGAGAAGACTAGACTCCTGCAGCAGAACACGCAGCTCAAGCGTTTTATCCAG GAGCTGAGTGGCTCATCCCCGAAGCGGCGGCGGGCAGAAGACAAGGACGAGGGCATTGGCTCACCCGACATCTGGGAGGATGAGAAAGCTGAGGACCTTAGGAGAGAGATGATCGAGCTGCGGCAACAACTGGACAAGGAGCGCTCCGTGCGGATGATGCTGGAAGAGCAG GTGCGCTCTCTGGAGGCCCACATGTACCCGGAAAAACTCAAGGTGATTGCCCAGCAGGTGCAGCTgcaacagcagcaggagcaggtgcGGCTGCTGCACCAGGAGAAGCTGGAGCGGGAACAGCAGCACCTGCGGACCCAG ctcctgcctcctccagcccccacccaccaccccaccGTGATTGTGCCTGCACCAGCCCCGCCTTCCTCCCACCACATCAATGTTGTCACTATGGGTCCTTCCTCAGTCATCAACTCTGTCTCTACATCCCGGCAAAATCTGGACACCATCGTGCAG GCCATCCAGCACATTGAGGGCACCCAGGACAGACAGGAGCTGGAAGAGGAACAGAGGCGAGCAGTTATCGTGAAGTCTGTCCGCAGCTGCCCGGAGGCCCACACCTCTGATACTGCCTCGGACTCCGAGGCCTCGGACAGCGACGCCATGGACCAGAGCCGGGAGGAGCCTTTGGGGGACGGGGAGCTTCCCTGA